A window of the Sphingomonas piscis genome harbors these coding sequences:
- a CDS encoding L,D-transpeptidase family protein — MTKRMMTRAAIAAALLCGTPAFAANTSVLPGAAAIAFGAFEPGVQAFYQARGDKPLWLSQPGAIDAALSVLQRAPLDGFAAGPELANAVQSALQRASAGDLTARTEADRLLSSAWVRYVRILRTPPSGMRFEDASLLPAQRDARSMLTEAAAAASLSDYVRKTASVNPIYAQLRDAAWNEMQANGTGLDPQVAASLDHARFVPRSGRYVVVDAASARLLMIEDGQIRDSMKVIVGKSSSQTPMVASQIYYATVNPYWNVPTDLARKIIAPRVLQDGTAYLKSHRYEVLASYDENAEIIDPSTVDWKAVASGAAQVRVRQRPGADNSMGQIKFPFQNDLGIYLHDTPKKELFAQASRDLSNGCIRLEDAQRLGRWLLGRDPVQASAPEQHIALPQGVPVYVTYLTAQSENGRLAMLPDVYGRNRSASGAVVAAAY; from the coding sequence GTGACAAAGCGCATGATGACGCGCGCCGCTATTGCGGCTGCGCTCTTATGCGGCACGCCGGCATTTGCGGCCAACACATCCGTGTTGCCGGGCGCTGCCGCTATTGCTTTCGGGGCATTCGAGCCGGGCGTCCAGGCCTTTTATCAGGCGCGCGGCGATAAGCCGCTATGGCTGTCGCAGCCTGGCGCAATCGATGCAGCATTGTCTGTATTGCAGCGGGCGCCCCTCGACGGGTTTGCCGCCGGCCCCGAATTGGCCAATGCCGTGCAATCGGCGCTTCAGCGTGCCTCTGCGGGCGACCTGACGGCACGCACAGAGGCCGATCGTCTGCTTTCATCGGCCTGGGTCCGCTATGTTCGCATCTTGAGAACTCCGCCTTCCGGAATGCGGTTCGAAGATGCGTCGTTGCTGCCCGCGCAGCGCGATGCTCGCTCGATGTTGACCGAAGCAGCGGCCGCGGCGTCGCTGTCCGACTACGTCCGGAAAACGGCGTCGGTGAACCCGATTTACGCTCAGCTTCGTGACGCTGCATGGAATGAGATGCAGGCGAACGGAACGGGCCTCGATCCACAGGTCGCGGCAAGTCTCGACCATGCCCGCTTCGTTCCAAGGAGCGGACGGTACGTGGTGGTGGACGCCGCCAGCGCGCGCCTGCTGATGATCGAGGATGGACAGATCCGCGACAGCATGAAGGTGATCGTCGGAAAGAGCAGCAGTCAGACCCCGATGGTCGCCAGCCAAATCTACTACGCCACGGTCAATCCATATTGGAACGTTCCAACCGATTTGGCGCGTAAGATCATCGCACCCCGAGTGCTTCAGGACGGGACCGCCTACCTCAAATCGCACCGCTATGAGGTTCTTGCGAGCTACGACGAAAACGCCGAGATCATCGATCCCTCGACCGTGGATTGGAAGGCGGTAGCGAGCGGCGCGGCGCAGGTTCGTGTGCGGCAGCGGCCCGGTGCCGACAATTCGATGGGCCAGATCAAGTTCCCGTTTCAGAACGACTTGGGCATCTACCTGCACGACACGCCTAAGAAGGAATTGTTCGCCCAGGCGAGCCGCGATCTCAGCAACGGCTGCATCCGACTTGAGGACGCACAGCGGCTTGGTCGCTGGCTGCTCGGCCGCGACCCCGTGCAAGCTTCAGCTCCGGAGCAGCACATCGCGCTTCCTCAAGGCGTTCCAGTCTATGTCACCTATCTGACTGCTCAGTCGGAGAATGGACGGCTGGCGATGCTGCCCGACGTTTATGGCCGCAACCGCTCGGCTAGCGGCGCGGTCGTGGCCGCAGCTTACTGA
- a CDS encoding hemerythrin domain-containing protein encodes MAETKTLDAIALLKQDHREVEDLFEQFEKARGEGRKQKLAQQICQELIIHTKIEEEIFYPACKGEVEEDDLKEAYVEHDGAKVLITDILNGDGESDEYFDSKVKVLQEEIEHHVKEEESGKDSIFGQVRGSKIDLDALGEQLAARKMELKAEFEANGIPKPELTTIKESV; translated from the coding sequence ATGGCAGAGACGAAGACCTTGGACGCGATCGCGTTGCTGAAGCAGGACCACCGGGAGGTGGAGGATCTGTTCGAGCAGTTCGAAAAGGCGCGGGGCGAAGGCCGCAAGCAGAAGCTGGCGCAGCAGATCTGCCAGGAACTGATCATCCACACCAAAATCGAAGAGGAAATCTTCTACCCGGCCTGCAAGGGTGAGGTGGAGGAGGACGACCTCAAGGAAGCCTATGTCGAGCATGACGGCGCGAAGGTGCTGATCACCGACATCCTCAATGGCGATGGTGAGAGCGACGAATACTTCGATTCCAAGGTGAAGGTGCTTCAGGAAGAAATCGAGCACCACGTCAAGGAAGAGGAGAGCGGCAAGGACAGCATCTTCGGTCAGGTCCGCGGCAGCAAGATCGACTTGGATGCGCTCGGCGAGCAACTCGCGGCCCGCAAGATGGAGCTGAAGGCCGAGTTCGAGGCGAACGGTATCCCCAAGCCGGAACTCACCACCATCAAAGAGTCAGTCTGA
- the pyrF gene encoding orotidine-5'-phosphate decarboxylase yields MNPIFVAIDTADHGQAMAIAEAVKRSAGGLKLGLEFFCAHGPAGVATMTALGLPIFLDLKLHDIPNTVAKAVAALAPIAPAVLTVHAAGGRTMLEAAKRAAAANTKIVAVTVLTSLDEGDLADAGVTGSPAEQVRRLADLARASGVDGIVCSGAEVAAARAAWPDGYFVVPGVRPEGSGASDQKRVVTPARALEDGASMLVIGRPITDAPNPAEAARTIADSLRPQPIEV; encoded by the coding sequence ATGAACCCGATCTTCGTCGCCATCGACACGGCCGACCACGGCCAGGCAATGGCAATTGCGGAGGCCGTCAAGCGCAGCGCCGGCGGCCTGAAGCTCGGCCTTGAATTTTTCTGTGCGCATGGACCTGCTGGCGTTGCGACGATGACGGCCCTCGGCCTGCCGATCTTCCTCGACCTCAAGCTTCACGACATTCCCAACACGGTAGCCAAAGCCGTCGCTGCATTGGCGCCGATCGCGCCGGCAGTTCTCACCGTGCACGCGGCCGGCGGACGCACAATGCTGGAAGCTGCGAAGCGTGCTGCCGCCGCAAACACCAAGATCGTGGCTGTTACCGTTCTCACCAGTCTCGACGAAGGCGACCTTGCCGATGCCGGGGTGACCGGCAGTCCGGCCGAACAGGTGCGCCGCCTTGCCGATTTAGCCCGCGCATCCGGTGTCGACGGCATCGTCTGCTCAGGGGCCGAAGTGGCTGCAGCGCGGGCGGCCTGGCCCGACGGCTACTTCGTCGTGCCAGGCGTTCGGCCGGAAGGCAGCGGTGCTAGCGATCAGAAGCGCGTCGTCACGCCCGCCCGCGCGCTTGAAGATGGCGCCTCCATGCTGGTAATCGGGCGCCCGATCACCGACGCACCCAATCCCGCCGAAGCCGCCCGCACCATCGCGGACAGCCTTCGCCCGCAACCGATCGAGGTTTGA
- a CDS encoding serine hydrolase domain-containing protein — protein sequence MKRGHTIGLGAVALAVAGTVVAMKSEPAAKADHPVQLSQAKVELAKVDSGARQRLNYQALDSRFKQLMSEPSMVGMAVGVVENGRITFLSGYGETLAKSGEQVTPETVFRWASVSKGVAATMVAKLAEQGKVSFSAPVANYSATLKLPGGTERYATVGDLMSHRLGLYRNAYDNKLEEGQDPRFLRQTLAQLNSICPPGTCWSYQNVAYDASTEIVERLTGKSYGDALREQLFGPIGMTSASVTRDGIVSAKSWARPHAAGRRPVDLLDTYYKVPAAGGVNSNIKDMSLWMIAQMGLMPDVVSTQVLNTIHAPLVKTPGERGRLRKFLERLGEADYGYGWRSYDYAGHRIVGHRGGVSGYRSLILFDPLLKSGVVALWNSNTSQPGGLEFEVMDMLYGLPFRDWLELDTAAPVTPAPEEEGAPQGTAAIAEAPRGRRAA from the coding sequence TTGAAACGAGGTCACACGATCGGGCTCGGAGCCGTCGCGCTTGCCGTGGCGGGTACGGTTGTCGCGATGAAGTCCGAGCCTGCCGCGAAGGCGGACCACCCCGTTCAGCTCAGCCAGGCCAAGGTCGAACTCGCCAAGGTGGATTCGGGCGCCCGCCAACGGTTGAATTATCAAGCGCTGGACAGCCGCTTCAAGCAACTGATGAGCGAGCCTTCGATGGTCGGCATGGCGGTCGGCGTGGTCGAGAACGGCCGAATCACCTTCCTGTCGGGCTATGGCGAAACGCTCGCCAAGTCGGGCGAACAGGTCACGCCCGAGACCGTCTTCCGCTGGGCGTCGGTATCGAAGGGCGTTGCCGCCACAATGGTGGCCAAGCTCGCCGAACAAGGGAAGGTCAGCTTTTCGGCACCGGTCGCCAATTATTCGGCGACGCTGAAGTTGCCGGGCGGTACCGAACGCTATGCGACCGTCGGCGACCTGATGTCGCACCGGCTGGGCCTTTACCGCAACGCCTATGACAACAAGTTGGAAGAGGGGCAGGATCCACGCTTCCTTCGTCAGACGCTGGCGCAGCTGAATTCCATATGCCCGCCCGGCACCTGCTGGAGCTATCAGAACGTCGCTTATGACGCTTCCACGGAAATCGTCGAACGGCTGACCGGCAAGAGCTACGGCGACGCGCTGCGCGAACAATTGTTCGGGCCGATCGGGATGACGAGTGCAAGCGTCACGCGCGATGGCATCGTTAGCGCGAAGAGCTGGGCACGGCCGCACGCTGCCGGCCGCCGTCCGGTGGATCTGCTCGACACTTACTACAAGGTGCCGGCCGCGGGCGGGGTGAACAGCAACATCAAGGATATGAGCCTGTGGATGATCGCGCAGATGGGCCTCATGCCCGACGTGGTCTCGACGCAGGTGCTGAACACCATCCACGCGCCGCTGGTGAAGACGCCGGGAGAGCGCGGCCGGCTTCGCAAGTTTCTCGAACGTCTCGGCGAAGCGGATTACGGATACGGCTGGCGGAGCTATGATTATGCCGGTCACCGCATCGTCGGCCACCGTGGCGGCGTGAGCGGCTACCGCTCCCTGATCCTGTTCGACCCGCTGCTCAAGAGCGGCGTCGTGGCCTTGTGGAACAGCAATACGAGCCAGCCGGGCGGCCTCGAGTTCGAAGTGATGGACATGCTTTATGGCCTGCCATTCCGCGACTGGCTGGAGCTGGATACCGCAGCGCCCGTGACGCCAGCACCAGAAGAAGAGGGTGCCCCGCAAGGGACAGCCGCGATTGCGGAAGCTCCCCGCGGCAGGCGCGCGGCCTAG
- a CDS encoding bifunctional folylpolyglutamate synthase/dihydrofolate synthase, with translation MADFARSDHPAVQEQLDRLSLLSPGGDRLGLDRITRLLDKLGRPQDDLPPVFHVAGTNGKGSTCAFLRAALEAAGKSVHVFTSPHLVRFNERIRVTGSLIGDEVLASLLAEVLDAGEAIEPSFFEVTTAAAFLAFARTQADACILEVGLGGRLDATNVIERPLITGIASLGLDHQQFLGNRLPDIAAEKAGIAKRGVPLVTQLYPPAIGGRIGKIAEDVGAIWSPRGARWDAIVERKTLRYRDEQGELDLPIPRLPGRHQALNAALAVALLRHQQRISFPPSALTAAMGWSNWPARLQQLTDGPLSRGRDVWIDGGHNPSAARLVAGWAKRQFRDRRLHLIFASLKSKDAAGVLQPFGGIAPSVSTLPITGHDCRSPEELAAMATELGFAASVATSLEDAIAAAPTDAAVLVFGSLYLAGEALKLNGQLPD, from the coding sequence ATGGCCGATTTCGCGCGGTCGGATCACCCGGCCGTTCAGGAGCAGCTGGACCGGCTTTCGCTCTTGTCCCCAGGCGGCGACCGGCTCGGCCTCGACCGGATCACGCGCCTGCTCGATAAGCTCGGACGTCCTCAGGACGATCTCCCGCCCGTGTTTCACGTGGCCGGAACCAACGGCAAAGGCTCGACCTGCGCCTTCCTTCGTGCTGCACTGGAGGCCGCCGGCAAGAGCGTCCACGTCTTCACCAGCCCGCACCTGGTGCGCTTCAACGAGCGCATTCGCGTTACCGGCAGCCTGATTGGGGATGAAGTGCTCGCAAGTCTCCTTGCTGAAGTGCTGGACGCCGGCGAAGCGATCGAGCCGAGCTTCTTCGAAGTCACGACCGCCGCCGCCTTCCTCGCTTTTGCTCGCACCCAAGCCGACGCTTGCATCCTCGAAGTCGGACTTGGCGGCAGGCTCGACGCGACCAATGTGATCGAACGGCCGCTCATCACCGGCATCGCGAGCCTGGGTCTGGACCACCAGCAGTTCCTGGGAAACCGCTTACCCGACATCGCGGCGGAGAAAGCGGGGATCGCCAAGCGCGGCGTTCCGCTGGTGACGCAGCTCTATCCGCCCGCCATCGGCGGCCGCATCGGAAAGATCGCGGAGGACGTCGGGGCGATCTGGAGCCCGCGCGGCGCCCGATGGGATGCGATCGTTGAGCGCAAGACCCTTCGATATCGGGACGAGCAGGGCGAACTGGACCTGCCGATCCCGCGCCTGCCGGGTCGGCACCAGGCGCTCAACGCGGCCCTGGCTGTCGCCCTTCTTCGTCATCAGCAGCGTATCTCCTTCCCGCCGAGCGCGCTCACCGCGGCGATGGGCTGGTCGAATTGGCCGGCGCGTCTGCAGCAGCTAACCGATGGACCGTTGAGCCGTGGCCGCGACGTATGGATCGACGGCGGTCATAACCCCTCGGCCGCTCGCCTCGTCGCTGGTTGGGCCAAGCGCCAGTTTCGCGATCGCCGGCTTCACCTCATCTTCGCCAGCCTGAAGTCCAAGGACGCGGCCGGCGTGCTCCAGCCATTCGGCGGCATCGCCCCGAGTGTGAGCACCTTGCCGATAACAGGTCACGATTGCCGCAGCCCTGAAGAACTTGCCGCGATGGCCACAGAGCTCGGCTTCGCCGCGAGCGTTGCAACCTCGTTGGAAGATGCGATCGCTGCCGCCCCGACCGACGCGGCGGTGCTGGTGTTCGGCTCCCTCTACCTCGCCGGCGAGGCGCTGAAGCTCAACGGCCAGTTGCCGGACTGA
- a CDS encoding AmpG family muropeptide MFS transporter — MATEIQHDEVTGWRASLPAGIRPYTEAAPIASFFLGVSSGFPYAMIGATLTTRLAQDGITKSTVTTFTLAFLVYNLKFLWAWIVDGVRIPVLGRLGQRVSWLIVAGLLVMAAVANLALQNPSQDIYQTAIAAILVGVAGATFDIVIDGYRIELLKPRQLGVGSGMSQYGWRIGSVAAGALALVLAARVGWQAAYLACAAFALPAMLTGLVMGEPERHRDPVERKGIGQAVRAIYGPFAEFFMRKGALLVLLFILLHKIGDTLGQLVLRLMLDDLQFTNDEIAIWDVGVGFWAYLIGIFIGGWLYAQIGMKRSVLISLILMGVSNATFAFLAAAGHSNVGLAACIGFENIASGIGGVVVVAYFSALTDLRFTASQYALISAAASVVGRVLTGTTAGAMVESMGYVNFYWLTTAAALPGIVLFWWMMRTGLIDQSIGTAGTRGSGDARADGPQDDVSPATGR, encoded by the coding sequence ATGGCAACGGAAATTCAGCACGACGAGGTCACCGGCTGGCGCGCATCGCTGCCGGCAGGCATTCGCCCTTATACGGAAGCGGCGCCGATCGCGTCCTTCTTTCTCGGCGTCTCCTCCGGCTTCCCTTATGCGATGATCGGTGCGACGCTGACGACGCGGCTCGCGCAGGACGGGATCACCAAATCAACGGTGACAACCTTCACGCTCGCCTTCCTCGTCTACAATCTGAAGTTCCTTTGGGCTTGGATCGTCGATGGGGTTCGCATTCCCGTGCTTGGACGGTTGGGCCAGCGGGTCTCATGGCTTATCGTTGCCGGATTGCTGGTGATGGCCGCTGTGGCCAATCTGGCGCTTCAGAACCCGTCGCAGGACATTTACCAGACGGCTATCGCAGCCATTCTGGTCGGCGTTGCCGGGGCTACGTTCGACATCGTCATCGACGGCTACCGAATCGAGCTACTGAAGCCGCGTCAGCTCGGCGTCGGCTCGGGCATGTCGCAATATGGATGGCGGATCGGATCGGTGGCAGCCGGTGCGCTGGCGCTGGTGCTTGCGGCGCGGGTCGGTTGGCAAGCGGCGTACCTGGCCTGCGCGGCATTTGCCTTGCCCGCCATGTTAACGGGTCTGGTGATGGGCGAGCCGGAACGTCATCGCGATCCTGTCGAGCGTAAGGGTATCGGCCAGGCGGTCCGCGCGATTTACGGTCCTTTTGCCGAGTTCTTCATGCGCAAGGGCGCGCTGCTCGTCCTCCTTTTCATTCTGCTTCACAAGATTGGCGACACGCTGGGCCAGTTGGTGCTGCGCCTGATGCTTGATGACCTACAGTTCACCAATGACGAAATTGCCATCTGGGACGTAGGCGTGGGCTTCTGGGCTTATCTGATCGGCATTTTCATCGGTGGGTGGCTCTATGCGCAGATCGGGATGAAAAGGTCGGTGCTGATCAGCCTCATCCTGATGGGCGTTTCCAACGCGACATTCGCATTCCTTGCCGCAGCAGGACATTCGAACGTCGGCCTCGCAGCCTGCATCGGGTTCGAGAATATCGCGAGTGGCATTGGCGGCGTTGTGGTCGTGGCGTATTTTTCGGCGCTTACCGACCTTCGCTTCACGGCGTCTCAATATGCGCTGATATCGGCGGCGGCGAGTGTCGTCGGTCGTGTTCTCACGGGGACGACTGCCGGCGCGATGGTAGAATCGATGGGCTACGTAAACTTCTACTGGCTCACCACCGCTGCGGCGCTCCCTGGCATTGTGCTGTTCTGGTGGATGATGCGCACGGGCCTGATTGATCAGTCGATCGGCACCGCGGGGACCAGAGGCAGTGGCGATGCGCGAGCCGATGGCCCGCAGGACGACGTCAGTCCGGCAACTGGCCGTTGA
- a CDS encoding DUF4142 domain-containing protein: MKRLLLCAASAAAIAGCTTTEPAPPVDPMPPVAAAVDQTNPLFWPTYTRMAASGDQFEIQSGQLALQMSQNPAVRQFAQMLIDHHSQTTAQLASAAQSAGLPPPAPALTGAHAQMLANLRATQGASFDTAFRDAQIQAHQEALALHQNYAASGDVPALRTTAGSAVPVIQQHLQMAQSLAVTAPPMGRSPGERG, translated from the coding sequence ATGAAACGTTTGTTGCTTTGCGCCGCATCCGCCGCGGCAATCGCCGGCTGCACCACTACCGAGCCTGCGCCGCCGGTCGACCCGATGCCCCCCGTTGCCGCAGCTGTCGACCAGACGAACCCCCTGTTCTGGCCGACCTACACCCGCATGGCGGCAAGCGGCGACCAATTCGAAATCCAGTCGGGGCAATTGGCGCTGCAGATGTCGCAGAACCCGGCGGTCCGCCAATTCGCGCAGATGTTGATCGATCACCATAGCCAGACCACGGCTCAGCTTGCCTCGGCAGCGCAATCGGCCGGCCTTCCGCCGCCAGCGCCGGCACTAACGGGCGCTCATGCCCAGATGCTGGCCAACTTGCGCGCGACCCAAGGAGCGTCGTTCGATACTGCGTTCCGCGACGCACAGATCCAGGCGCACCAGGAAGCGCTTGCGCTGCATCAGAACTATGCCGCCAGCGGCGACGTTCCGGCGCTCCGCACCACTGCGGGAAGCGCAGTACCGGTCATCCAGCAGCATTTGCAGATGGCACAATCGCTCGCGGTTACTGCACCCCCGATGGGGCGCAGCCCGGGCGAACGCGGCTAA
- the accD gene encoding acetyl-CoA carboxylase, carboxyltransferase subunit beta, which produces MSWLSRVRNGIPFLPKRQTADNLWHKCGKCGTMIFTKEWEDNLKVCPRCEHHDRIGPVDRFAYLFDGGKHEVLPAPEVREDPLRFKDTKRYTDRIKAARAATHERDALQNARGLIEGQKAIVGVQDFAFMGGSMGIGVGAAIVAGIRAAITDACPYILFTAAGGARMQEGILSLMQMPRTTVALAELREAGLPYIVVLTDPTTGGVTASYAMLGDVQLAEPGALIGFAGQRVIEQTIREKLPEGFQRAEYLLEHGMIDMVVPRSQLRDRLAQLIGYLAPEKAAA; this is translated from the coding sequence ATGAGCTGGCTGAGCCGAGTCCGAAACGGCATCCCGTTCCTGCCCAAGCGGCAGACGGCCGACAATCTTTGGCACAAGTGCGGCAAGTGCGGCACGATGATCTTCACCAAGGAATGGGAAGACAATCTGAAGGTCTGCCCGCGCTGCGAGCATCACGACCGCATCGGCCCTGTGGACCGCTTCGCTTACCTGTTCGACGGTGGCAAGCATGAGGTCCTGCCGGCGCCGGAAGTTCGCGAAGACCCGCTGAGGTTCAAAGATACCAAGCGCTACACCGACCGCATTAAGGCCGCGCGAGCGGCAACGCATGAGCGGGACGCGCTTCAGAATGCACGCGGGCTGATCGAAGGTCAGAAGGCCATTGTCGGAGTTCAGGACTTCGCCTTCATGGGCGGGTCGATGGGCATCGGTGTCGGCGCCGCAATCGTCGCCGGCATTCGCGCCGCAATTACCGACGCCTGTCCCTACATCCTGTTCACCGCTGCCGGAGGCGCGCGGATGCAGGAAGGCATTCTGTCGCTGATGCAAATGCCGCGTACTACCGTTGCGCTTGCAGAACTACGCGAAGCGGGCCTCCCCTACATCGTCGTTCTGACCGATCCGACCACAGGTGGCGTCACCGCCTCCTACGCGATGCTCGGCGACGTTCAGCTTGCAGAGCCGGGCGCGCTGATCGGTTTTGCGGGCCAGCGCGTGATCGAGCAGACTATCCGCGAGAAGCTGCCCGAAGGCTTTCAGCGCGCCGAATATCTACTTGAGCACGGAATGATCGACATGGTTGTGCCGCGGTCGCAGCTTCGCGACCGGCTGGCACAGCTGATCGGCTATCTCGCACCGGAGAAAGCGGCGGCGTAA
- a CDS encoding L,D-transpeptidase family protein has product MKQLALKLAATAALALVIPMAPAIASLETVEAKSEAANAAAMARSDMYAVFGDQELKPGHYLWRDVPEEAGAERVVVSLSDQLAYLYRGNELMAVSTVSSGKTSTPTPTGIFNVLEKKPMHRSRKYDNAPMPFMQRIDRFGVALHAGHLPGRPASHGCVRLPSQFAAKLFKTTPVGTPVLIGA; this is encoded by the coding sequence ATGAAGCAGCTAGCTCTCAAGCTTGCGGCCACGGCTGCCCTCGCCCTGGTGATCCCGATGGCCCCTGCCATCGCATCGCTGGAGACCGTCGAGGCGAAGTCTGAAGCCGCCAATGCTGCCGCGATGGCGCGCAGCGACATGTATGCCGTGTTCGGCGATCAGGAACTGAAGCCCGGACACTACCTCTGGCGTGACGTTCCCGAAGAGGCGGGCGCCGAGCGCGTGGTCGTCAGCCTGTCGGACCAGCTTGCCTATCTATATCGCGGCAATGAGTTGATGGCGGTCTCGACCGTTTCGAGCGGAAAGACCTCGACACCGACGCCGACCGGCATCTTCAATGTCCTCGAAAAGAAGCCGATGCATCGCTCGCGCAAGTATGACAATGCGCCGATGCCCTTCATGCAGCGGATCGACCGTTTCGGAGTCGCGCTCCACGCCGGTCATCTTCCGGGCCGGCCGGCATCTCACGGGTGCGTTCGCTTGCCGTCCCAATTCGCTGCGAAGCTCTTCAAGACCACGCCTGTTGGAACTCCCGTCCTGATCGGCGCGTAA
- a CDS encoding sulfotransferase family protein: MTDQRDGPSGDTLPSFAAVVGAPRCGTTAISRYIRAHPDVCFAKPKEPHFFILNDFHDVADNELRERVDRDYLDRFFGECRDNASMLAEGSVSYLYAADKMDAILRIWPEAKFIISVRDPLQLLPSIHQRLLYQGDENVRDFDKAWRLTKVRAEGKKIPRSCLDPRLLRYDEVGRLGANVEAFFNAVGRERCLVVVYDDIAADADAVFEQVRLFLGLKPFVYQEERRRRESRGFRFGWLQRLLKRPPVVTRAVLAGEQFRRRVAKRPAKQPGAVARGLMSARKRLIALNQTAPPPPSMSDEVRSEIRALLSPDIDRLATLIGRDLSHWLGRSQPN; encoded by the coding sequence ATGACCGATCAGCGCGACGGCCCGAGCGGCGACACATTACCATCCTTTGCTGCTGTCGTCGGCGCGCCGAGGTGTGGCACGACCGCCATTTCGCGCTACATCCGGGCCCATCCAGACGTCTGCTTCGCCAAGCCGAAGGAGCCGCATTTCTTCATCCTCAACGACTTTCACGATGTCGCAGACAACGAGCTTCGCGAGCGGGTAGACCGCGATTACCTTGATCGCTTCTTCGGCGAATGCCGCGACAATGCATCCATGCTGGCTGAAGGGTCGGTCTCCTATCTTTATGCCGCCGACAAGATGGACGCGATCCTGAGGATCTGGCCGGAAGCAAAGTTCATCATCTCCGTCCGCGACCCCCTGCAGCTCTTGCCGTCCATTCATCAGCGCTTGCTGTATCAGGGCGACGAGAATGTACGCGATTTCGACAAGGCCTGGCGGCTGACCAAGGTTCGCGCGGAAGGCAAGAAGATCCCCCGCTCATGCCTTGACCCGCGCCTGCTCCGCTATGACGAAGTCGGCCGGCTGGGTGCCAATGTAGAAGCATTCTTCAACGCTGTCGGCCGCGAGCGCTGCTTGGTCGTCGTTTACGACGACATCGCTGCCGATGCTGATGCAGTGTTCGAGCAAGTTCGCTTATTCCTCGGCCTCAAGCCCTTCGTGTACCAGGAAGAGCGGCGACGCCGGGAGAGCCGCGGGTTCCGGTTCGGATGGCTGCAACGATTGCTGAAGCGTCCGCCGGTGGTCACCCGTGCTGTGCTTGCGGGCGAACAGTTCCGGCGCCGGGTAGCCAAACGTCCCGCGAAGCAGCCCGGCGCCGTCGCGCGTGGGCTGATGTCGGCGCGCAAGCGGCTGATCGCGCTGAACCAGACGGCGCCGCCGCCGCCCAGCATGTCGGACGAGGTCCGGTCGGAGATCCGCGCTTTATTGTCGCCCGACATCGATCGGCTCGCGACGCTGATCGGGCGGGATCTTTCGCATTGGCTAGGGCGGTCGCAGCCGAATTGA